The following are from one region of the Trichoderma breve strain T069 chromosome 5, whole genome shotgun sequence genome:
- a CDS encoding PHD-finger domain-containing protein, producing MAPSSPRRSSRARTLASHSQQSLSSTNFTRLERHTRSLNRPPSGKSTPSASVSSDPLDDIDDTLLGRRRKRGHDDEQYKGLRNEALDMSNEPDPLQDEEDEAVRCICGCEDYPGRPPVDGSDAYFLASIELSEDVTGFFVQCDICKVWQHGACVGIFSAESSPEEYFCEQCRKDLHKIQTANNGQKYSKYLPLSRPARTSSRATSIAKDGARSPRLGSAKSVRSQSTSQISKRRSTMNSRDAAYDDEQLRRAIEASKEEVGQDGTESVIRRTKRVRSNSEENHVTVKRQRTNSQSPSPPPKPMDTISQENTDDESNGHSEQKRLRGYKGTEKSDKEEKDRLRQESASKRKGRADRRRTEEEVNPPSMKTPVIKSAEPSTFPEPAPVPSPIPGTPPASHSSTANPQKRTSRSNHKKGKGKNQYTKDRNAETEHSPARSVSRDAQRATNATTSTHAKHSSDHKGSSKTKLGIAGRMSMLDMKRRVAAIMDFISRTQVDLAAEATLDRSNNSTNQHSQDPTTSPTDTPMSKDFKDLSCIEMMDVLTRDMVKWQNQYA from the exons ATGGCACCATCCTCGCCGCGACGATCATCCAGAGCTCGCACGTTGGCTTCCCATTCTCAACAATCCCTCTCATCGACCAATTTTACCCGTCTCGAGCGACATACCCGATCCCTTAATCGACCTCCTTCGGGCAAATCCACGCCTAGTGCATCTGTATCGTCTGATCCGCTTGACGACATAGACGATACGCTGCTTGGCCGGAGGCGAAAGCGCGGCCACGACGACGAGCAATACAAGGGCTTGCGAAACGAGGCTCTCGACATGTCCAACGAACCAGATCCATTgcaagacgaagaggatgaggcagTCCGGTGTATCTGTGGCTGCGAAGACTACCCCGGCCGTCCTCCCGTCGATGGTTCAGACGCCTACTTCCTCGCTTCAATTGAACTAAGTGAAGATGTTACTGGTTTTTTTGTGCAGTGCGATATTTGCAAAGTATGGCAGCACGGAGCATGTGTCGGCATATTTAGCGCAGAGAGCTCTCCTGAAGAATACTTCTGCGAACAGTGTCGAAAAGATCTTCACAAAATACAAACAGCAAATAATGG TCAAAAATACTCCAAATATCTGCCTCTGAGTCGACCTGCTAGAACTTCATCTCGGGCTACTTCTATAGCAAAGGATGGTGCTCGATCTCCCAGGCTGGGTAGTGCGAAGTCCGTTCGATCTCAATCGACCTCACAAATATCTAAACGCCGATCTACAATGAACAGCCGCGATGCGGCTTATGATGATGAACAGTTACGACGAGCAATTGAAGCGAGCAAGGAAGAGGTAGGGCAAGACGGCACAGAGAGTGTCATTAGGCGTACAAAACGGGTACGCAGTAATAGCGAAGA AAACCATGTCACTGTTAAAAGGCAACGCACAAATTCGCAGTCCCCTTCGCCGCCTCCAAAACCAATGGACACCATCAGTCAAGAAAATACCGATGACGAAAGCAATGGTCACAGCGAACAGAAGAGATTGCGAGGCTATAAAGGCACGGAGAAATCagacaaggaggagaaagatcGTCTGCGGCAAGAGAGCGCGAGCAAACGAAAAGGGCGGGCCGATAGGCGACGTACTGAAG AGGAAGTAAACCCGCCGTCCATGAAGACTCCTGTTATAAAGAGCGCAGAGCCATCGACTTTCCCTGAACCAGCCCCAGTACCATCGCCTATTCCCGGAACCCCTCCTGCGAGCCACTCATCAACTGCAAATCCCCAAAAGCGAACCTCCCGGAGCAACcacaagaagggcaaggggaAGAACCAATACACAAAGGATCGAAATGCGGAAACCGAGCATTCGCCCGCCCGATCTGTATCACGAGACGCCCAACGAGCGACCAATGCGACAACATCTACACACGCTAAGCATAGCAGCGATCACAAGGGTAGCTCGAAAACAAAGCTGGGCATCGCCGGTCGGATGAGTATGCTGGATATGAAGCGGCGGGTGGCTGCAATAATggacttcatctccagaaCTCAGGTCGACTTAGCAGCTGAAGCAACACTGGATCGCAGCAATAACTCGACGAATCAGCACTCACAGGACCCTACCACGTCCCCAACTGACACTCCCATGTCCAAGGATTTTAAAGATTTGAGTTGCatcgagatgatggatgttCTTACACGAGATATGGTCAAGTGGCAAAATCAATACGCGTGA
- a CDS encoding zinc-binding dehydrogenase domain-containing protein, translated as MLSRSHHSLRALSRTGRALEVRIDSPLSQQTVRRKSGPYGYTQAKALVFSKNGEPSDVLQLHTFSISPSISSKSLLLRSLAAPINPADINTIQGTYGSQPSFTSLIGTSSPSVIPGNEGVFEVVSTGDPASPIRKGDWVIPAVAQFGTWRTHAVAELDQVLKIDKEGLRATQAATISVNPSTAYRILRAGEWFIQNGANSGVGRAAIQLGKLWGLRSINIVRERSSPEETEALKAELVGLGADVVVTEAQFLSREWRDQLAEITNKGRDQIGLGLNCVGGKSATALARSLSEGATMVSYGGMAKQPVALPVGLLIFKDIRFVGFWLSRWNQQDVAGRKHMIDYIVDLIRQGKFQDVPLDEVAWNWDTDISTLAQEVQGGLQGFRRGKGIFVFGDT; from the exons ATGCTGAGCCGTTCTCACCACAGCCTGCGCGCTCTGTCGCGGACCGGGCGCGCCTTGGAAGTGCGGATAGACAGCCCTTTGTCGCAACAAACTGTTCGGCGGAAATCAGGTCCATACGGCTACACTCAGGCCAAGGCTCTTGTCTTCTCGAAGAATGGAGAGCCATCTGATGTACTACA GTTGCACACATTTTCCATTTCGCCCTCGATTTCGTCCAAATCCCTTTTGTTGCGGTCTCTTGCGGCTCCCATCAACCCTGCGGATATAAACACTATTCAGGGGACTTATGGCTCTCAGCCTAGCTTCACATCTTTAATAGGGACGTCTAGCCCGTCTGTCATCCCGGGAAATGAAGGTGTCTTCGAAGTTGTTTCAACGGGCGATCCGGCATCACCTATTCGCAAGGGGGATTGGGTCATCCCGGCCGTTGCGCAATTCGGCACATGGAGGACACATGCCGTTGCAGAGCTGGATCAGGTCTTGAAGATTGACAAGGAGGGACTGCGTGCGACTCAGGCGGCAACCATCTCTGTCAATCCCAGCACAGCATATCGCATTCTGAGGGC TGGCGAATGGTTCATCCAGAACGGGGCAAACTCGGGAGTTGGAAGGGCCGCCATACAGCTCGGCAAGCTCTGGGGGCTGAGGAGCATCAACATCGTGCGGGAGCGAAGCTCTCCTGAAGAAACCGAGGCGTTGAAAGCGGAactcgtcggcctcggcgcTGATGTAGTTGTAACGGAAGCACAGTTTCTATCGCGGGAGTGGAGAGACCAGCTTGCGGAAATCACAAACAAAGGCCGCGACCAGATTGGCCTGGGCCTGAATTGCGTTGGCGGCAAATCTGCCACGGccctcgctcgctcgctcagCGAAGGTGCGACGATGGTGTCGTACGGTGGCATGGCCAAGCAGCCAGTTGCCCTTCCTGTTGGCTTGCTCATATTCAAGGACATTCGCTTTGTCGGCTTCTGGCTTTCTCGCTGGAACCAGCAGGATGTCGCTGGGCGCAAGCATATGATTGATTACATTGTTGATCTTATCCGCCAGGGCAAATTTCAAGATGTTCCCCTAGACGAAGTGGCGTGGAATTGGGACACTGACATTTCGACTCTGGCACAAGAAGTGCAGGGCGGTCTCCAAGGGTTTAGAAGAGGCAAGGGCATATTCGTGTTTGGTGATACTTGA
- a CDS encoding 50S ribosome-binding GTPase domain-containing protein, giving the protein MFWDKNRASSTASLLKRLKETAYEVDSITGLCALIVGMPNVGKSTLLNALRSTGTTGRTTKVAKTGDQAGVTRKIGTSVRVIEPEERGGVGAGVYVLDSPGVFVPYVEDGETMIKISLVQGIKKGLIADEILADYLLYKMNLWDPHLYHRYCSPTNDIHEFLLAVAKRDGKLKAGGVPDMGESAARVLSEWRKGKLGRYVLDDLSDEALQRHELMASSPPVSLNQGKKAWKEQRKETSA; this is encoded by the coding sequence ATGTTTTGGGACAAGAACCGTGCCTCAAGCACAGCCTCGCTACTAAAACGACTCAAGGAGACTGCTTACGAAGTAGACTCAATAACAGGGCTGTGCGCGCTGATAGTGGGCATGCCCAATGTGGGTAAGAGTACGTTGCTGAACGCCCTTAGAAGCACTGGGACAACAGGGAGGACGACCAAAGTAGCCAAGACAGGTGACCAAGCAGGCGTAACCCGTAAGATCGGAACAAGTGTTCGCGTTATTGAAccggaagagagagggggtGTCGGCGCTGGTGTATATGTGCTCGATTCACCAGGAGTCTTTGTCCCGTACgtcgaagatggagagacaaTGATCAAAATCTCTCTCGTACAGGGTATCAAGAAAGGTCTCATAGCAGATGAGATATTGGCAGACTACCTGCTTTACAAGATGAATCTTTGGGATCCCCACCTCTACCATCGATACTGCAGTCCAACAAACGATATTCACGAGTTCCTGCTTGCCGTGGCGAAGCGGGATGGCAAGCTGAAGGCCGGTGGCGTCCCGGATATGGGAGAATCTGCTGCCAGGGTGTTGTCCGAGTGGCGGAAGGGTAAACTAGGCAGATATGTGTTGGATGATCTCTCTGATGAAGCCCTTCAACGTCATGAGTTGATGGCATCCAGTCCCCCAGTAAGCCTGAaccaagggaaaaaagcatGGAAAGAGCAGAGGAAAGAAACCAGCGCATAA
- a CDS encoding alpha amylase, catalytic domain-containing protein gives MAAPNDKQDIPKDGTGVIQLDPWLAPFGDALKRRYSKAQDWIKVINETEGGFDKFSKGTDIFGFNVDEKNNVIYREWAPNAEQAYLVGDFNGWNFTSHPMKKNAYGVFEIIVPAKGGEKAIPHNSKVKISLVLPGGHRIDRLPAWIKYVTQDLSVSPVYDARFWSPAPSERYKFQHSRPQKPESIRIYEAHVGISSPEQRVTTYEEFTENVLPRIKDLGYNAIQLMAIMEHAYYASFGYQVNSFFAASSRYGTPEGLKKLVDTAHKMGIVVLLDVVHSHASKNVLDGLNQFDGTDHQYFHSGGKGNHDLWDSRLFNYGHHEVMRFLLSNLRFWMDEYHFDGFRFDGVTSMLYLHHGIGTGFSGGYHEYFGPDVDEEAVVYLMVANEMLHSLYPECVTVAEDVSGMPALCLPLSLGGIGFDYRLAMAIPDMWIKILKEKTDEQWDLANICFTLTNRRHGEKTIAYCESHDQALVGDKTLMMHLCDAEMYTHMSTLSPLTPVIDRGIALHKMIRLLTHGLGGEGYLNFEGNEFGHPEWLDFPRAGNNNSFWYARRQFNLTEDNLLRYKFLNTFDKLMNECEAQYGWLHAPQAYISLKHEGDKVIVFERAGLVFIFNFHTDRSFSDYRIGVEVPGTYKIVLNSDAERVGGHNRIDEGTRFFTTAMEWNGRKNWTHVYIPCRTALILARESSATQ, from the exons ATGGCAGCTCCGAACGACAAGCAAGATATCCCCAAGGATGGCACAG GCGTCATCCAGCTAGACCCATGGCTAGCCCCATTCGGCGATGCGCTGAAGAGGCGATACTCTAAAGCTCAGGACTGGATCAAGGTTATCAACGAAACTGAAGGTGGCTTTGACAAGTTCTCCAAG GGCACTGACATCTTCGGCTTCAatgtggatgagaagaacaaCGTTATATATCGCGAGTGGGCGCCAAACGCCGAACAGGCATATCTCGTGGGAGACTTCA ACGGTTGGAACTTCACGTCTCACccaatgaagaagaatgcatATGGCGTGTTCGAGATCATAGTTCCAGCCAAGGGGGGTGAGAAGGCGATACCCCATAATTCCAAAGTCAAG ATCTCTCTTGTTCTCCCTGGAGGTCACAGAATCGATCGTTTGCCAGCCTGGATTAAATATGTCACCCAAGATCTCTCTGTTTCGCCGGTATATGACGCTCGATTTTGGAGCCCAGCGCCGTCGGAAAGATACAAATTTCAGCACTCACGACCACAAAAACCTGAGAGCATCAGAATATATGAAGCCCATGTCGGAATCTCATCTCCAGAGCAGCGCGTCACCACGTATGAAGAGTTCACGGAAAATGTACTTCCCAGAATCAAAGACCTTGGTTACAACGCCATCCAGCTGATGGCTATCATGGAACATGCCTATTATGCTAGCTTTGGATACCAGGTCAACAGCTTTTTCGCAGCCAGCAGCCGATATGGAACTCCCGAGGGAttgaagaagcttgttgaTACCGCTCATAAGATGGGAATTGTCGTCCTCCTGGATGTAGTCCACAGCCACGCGTCAAAGAACGTACTTGATGGCCTCAATCAATTTGATGGAACGGACCACCAATACTTTCACAGTGGCGGAAAAGGTAACCACGACCTTTGGGACAGCAGACTCTTCAACTATGGTCACCACGAAGTCATGCGATTTTTACTAAGCAACCTCCGATTCTGGATGGATGAGTACCACTTCGATGGCTTCCGCTTTGACGGTGTTACTAGTATGCTCTACCTCCACCATGGAATTGGAAC TGGCTTCTCTGGTGGTTACCATGAATACTTCGGCCccgatgttgatgaggaagCTGTTGTGTATTTGATGGTTGCTaacgagatgctgcattCGCTCTATCCCGAGTGTGTCACTGTTGCCGAAGACGTGTCAGGAATGCCAGCTCTCTGCCTCCCGCTTTCACTTGGTGGAATAGGATTCGATTATCGCCTTGCTATGGCCATTCCTGATATGTGGATCAAGATTCTAAAGGAGAAAACAGATGAGCAATGGGATCTTGCCAACATCTGCTTCACTTTGACCAACAGACGCCATGGTGAAAAAACCATTGCCTATTGCGAAAGCCATGATCAAGC ACTTGTCGGAGATAAAACACTGATGATGCACTTGTGCGATGCGGAAATGTACACCCACATGTCGACCTTGTCACCATTGACACCAGTGATTGATCGTGGAATTGCACTGCACAAGATGATTCGACTTCTTACTCATGGTCTAGGTGGAGAGGGATACCTCAACTTTGAGGGCAATGAATTTGGCCATCCTGAATGGCTAGATTTCCCTCGAGCAGGAAACAACAATTCCTTCTGGTATGCCCGTCGACAGTTCAACCTCACAGAAGATAACCTGCTTCGATACAAATTCCTGAACACCTTCGACAAGTTGATGAATGAGTGTGAAGCACAGTATGGCTGGCTGCACGCGCCCCAGGCTTATATCTCCTTGAAGCACGAAGGAGACAAGGTAATTGTGTTTGAGAGGGCAGGACttgttttcatcttcaacttccaCACAGACCGAAGCTTCAGCGACTACCGTATCGGAGTCGAAGTGCCTGGAACGTACAAAATAGTACTGAACAGCGACGCGGAAAGAGTTGGTGGCCATAACAGGATTGATGAAGGAACACGTTTCTTCACGACAGCCATGGAGTGGAATGGAAGGAAAAACTGGACACATGTTTATATTCCTTGCCGAACTGCTTTG ATTCTGGCACGGGAGAGTTCAGCAACTCAGTAA